One genomic region from Microcystis panniformis FACHB-1757 encodes:
- a CDS encoding CHAT domain-containing protein, translating to MIDFIKNYRDAYENNKTEWINNLNDCLNQLSEILPIDELLELIPKSCSRLILIPHWFLHIIPLHCLPLKNGQFLYQRFYNGVGYVPSCQLLKLVKLSQRENFTRLFAIKNPTRKDLKPLLGANLEIERISKGFATEKTIIIGELEASEQTLENRCQELQESHCIHFSCHGKFNNESPRDSALMLADPDGNLGELANLTLAEVFEKFDLRECRLVTFSACESGIIESKADSISDEYVGLPSSFLFAGSSSVVSTLWTVDPLATTLFMTKFYHDLKRISIRDEGSIAIVLNHTQTWLITLNSKKLARIKNSQKFQQLLDRVFENKRDRRKFQDLLEAAVKREPYPFANPYYWTAFIATGI from the coding sequence TTGATTGATTTTATTAAAAATTATCGTGATGCTTATGAAAATAATAAAACCGAGTGGATCAATAATCTTAATGATTGTTTAAATCAACTCTCAGAAATTCTCCCCATTGATGAACTTTTAGAACTGATTCCTAAATCCTGCTCTCGTCTCATCCTAATTCCCCATTGGTTTTTACATATTATTCCCCTTCATTGTTTACCCCTAAAAAATGGACAATTTCTCTATCAACGCTTTTATAATGGTGTGGGATACGTTCCCAGTTGCCAACTTTTAAAACTGGTAAAATTATCACAGAGAGAAAACTTTACTCGTCTTTTTGCTATTAAAAATCCCACCAGAAAAGACCTAAAACCTCTCTTAGGAGCAAATCTAGAAATCGAGAGAATTAGTAAAGGATTTGCTACTGAAAAAACCATTATTATTGGGGAATTAGAAGCATCAGAACAAACCCTAGAAAACCGTTGTCAAGAATTACAAGAATCTCATTGTATTCATTTTTCCTGTCATGGTAAATTTAATAATGAATCCCCTAGAGATTCCGCTTTAATGTTGGCAGATCCAGACGGTAACTTAGGAGAATTAGCTAACCTAACCCTAGCAGAAGTATTTGAAAAATTTGACTTAAGAGAATGTCGTTTAGTCACTTTTTCTGCTTGTGAAAGTGGTATAATCGAAAGTAAAGCTGATAGTATTAGTGATGAATATGTCGGTTTACCCAGTAGTTTTCTATTTGCAGGTAGTTCTAGTGTTGTTAGCACCCTTTGGACAGTAGATCCCCTAGCAACTACGTTATTTATGACTAAATTTTATCACGATCTTAAACGAATTTCTATCCGAGATGAAGGAAGTATCGCTATTGTTTTAAATCATACTCAAACTTGGTTAATAACATTGAACAGTAAAAAATTAGCCAGAATTAAAAATAGTCAAAAATTCCAACAATTACTCGATCGAGTTTTTGAGAATAAACGGGATAGAAGAAAATTCCAAGACTTATTAGAAGCTGCGGTTAAACGTGAACCCTATCCCTTTGCTAATCCCTATTATTGGACTGCATTTATCGCTACAGGGATTTAA
- a CDS encoding DUF1350 family protein produces MTAEFKFIPLQFHWVAINPKPIGVVYFIGGAFFGTFPNLFYRYLLKQVFERGYTIIAIPYRFTFRHWNVSIEMVKDLIGLRKAIYEEAKFLGYEDNLDLYLEDPTAGNPNYFWMGHSLGCKYISLLEVLSDVENTELEQVLRGCVGKNQAEDIQKSLNNTDIHAVSLKNQPSLLLAPVIAGIDSAIPIAALAKLVQSLGLDVQPNVQETRCLISNSNLFRLLEIIAFAKDLQAKDTVAWFIKELSQQLLKPVVPLANRGHLAPLGWRNGDQELADNVIKSIQELRAKLISCYPQSQEKEEVLMKMISEH; encoded by the coding sequence ATGACAGCAGAATTTAAGTTTATTCCCCTGCAATTTCACTGGGTTGCTATCAATCCTAAACCGATTGGGGTTGTCTATTTTATCGGTGGTGCTTTCTTCGGCACTTTTCCCAATCTGTTCTATCGTTATCTACTCAAACAAGTCTTTGAGCGGGGCTATACTATTATTGCTATTCCCTATCGTTTTACTTTTCGCCATTGGAATGTTTCCATAGAAATGGTCAAAGATTTGATTGGATTGAGAAAGGCTATTTATGAAGAAGCTAAGTTTTTAGGCTATGAAGATAACCTTGATTTGTATTTAGAGGATCCGACTGCTGGTAATCCTAATTATTTTTGGATGGGCCATAGTTTAGGGTGTAAATATATCTCCCTTTTAGAAGTTTTAAGTGATGTGGAAAACACAGAACTAGAACAGGTTTTGAGGGGTTGTGTCGGCAAAAATCAAGCCGAAGATATCCAAAAATCGCTGAATAATACCGATATCCATGCCGTATCTCTGAAAAATCAACCCTCACTTTTACTGGCTCCTGTAATTGCCGGCATAGATAGCGCAATTCCCATAGCTGCCCTAGCTAAATTAGTGCAGAGTTTGGGTTTAGATGTACAGCCAAATGTGCAGGAAACCCGTTGTTTAATTAGCAATAGTAACCTATTTCGACTCTTGGAAATTATCGCATTTGCTAAGGATCTACAGGCTAAAGATACGGTAGCCTGGTTCATTAAAGAACTAAGTCAACAACTCTTAAAACCAGTAGTTCCCTTAGCCAATCGCGGCCATCTAGCACCCCTTGGCTGGCGCAATGGCGACCAAGAATTAGCCGATAATGTGATTAAATCAATTCAGGAATTACGCGCTAAACTCATCTCCTGTTATCCCCAAAGTCAGGAAAAAGAGGAAGTCTTAATGAAAATGATTTCTGAACATTAA
- a CDS encoding nucleoside phosphorylase: MSNNLSHQKPYHLNFSSEDLGTAKPTITLLSGEPERSRYIAETYLQNARLLSDYRGLNSYLGYLDNSTPILLATSGMGAPSLSIVVNELIQVGIKTIIRIGTCGAIQNRIKIGDIIISQAALCRQGAANDIAPPEYPAVADPFLTVALVKSAQFLGVNYHVGITASVDSFYEGQERIVSSANPYLQRHLEGITEEYRRLNILNYEMEAGTLLKMAGVYGFTAACICAVIAERSKEEGISLESKQQAIKKAIQVAILTVSNLSLSSID; this comes from the coding sequence ATGTCCAATAACTTATCTCACCAAAAACCCTATCATCTCAACTTTAGCAGTGAGGATTTAGGCACGGCAAAACCGACTATCACCCTATTATCGGGGGAACCAGAACGCTCGCGCTATATTGCTGAAACTTATTTACAAAATGCACGTTTACTATCGGATTATCGCGGATTAAATAGTTATCTTGGCTACCTAGATAATTCTACCCCAATTCTTCTGGCTACCAGTGGCATGGGTGCGCCATCTTTGAGTATTGTGGTTAATGAATTAATACAGGTGGGAATTAAAACTATTATTCGTATCGGTACTTGTGGCGCAATTCAAAATAGAATAAAAATTGGTGATATTATTATCTCGCAAGCGGCTTTATGTAGGCAAGGTGCAGCTAATGATATTGCTCCTCCGGAATATCCCGCAGTGGCGGATCCTTTTTTGACAGTTGCTCTAGTCAAATCGGCTCAATTTTTGGGAGTAAATTATCATGTCGGTATTACCGCTTCTGTGGATAGTTTTTATGAAGGACAGGAAAGAATTGTGTCTTCTGCTAATCCTTATCTTCAGCGTCATTTAGAGGGAATTACGGAAGAATATCGACGTTTAAATATTCTCAATTATGAAATGGAAGCGGGAACTTTATTGAAAATGGCGGGGGTTTATGGATTTACTGCCGCTTGTATTTGTGCTGTGATTGCCGAAAGAAGCAAAGAGGAAGGGATTAGTTTAGAAAGCAAACAACAAGCCATAAAAAAAGCGATTCAGGTGGCAATATTGACTGTTAGTAACCTCTCCCTATCCTCAATTGATTAA
- a CDS encoding RloB family protein has protein sequence MSNNRNTSDYLRRQTKTRETRKRFLIVCEGEKTEVNYFKAFDVPKTIEVTVRGEGKNSLSLVNKAIQIIDNLKKDDSFDQIWCVFDKDNCSKEQFNQAERLAKENNVKIAYSNEAFEIWFILHFQYLDIATSRSEYPKILNTQMKKCKLLNEKEQYAKNREDMYEKLKPYQTTAITNAAKLIQDRDEAKKHPFDANPSTTVQELVQELNINSRP, from the coding sequence ATGAGTAACAACAGGAATACTTCTGATTATTTGCGTCGCCAAACTAAGACTAGAGAAACAAGAAAAAGATTTTTAATTGTTTGCGAGGGAGAAAAAACTGAAGTTAACTATTTTAAGGCTTTTGATGTTCCTAAGACAATTGAAGTTACGGTGCGAGGTGAAGGTAAAAATAGCTTGAGTTTAGTCAACAAAGCTATTCAGATTATAGATAATCTAAAAAAAGATGACTCATTTGATCAAATCTGGTGTGTTTTTGATAAAGATAACTGTTCTAAAGAGCAATTTAATCAAGCAGAAAGACTGGCTAAAGAAAATAATGTCAAGATTGCCTATTCTAATGAAGCTTTTGAAATTTGGTTTATTTTACACTTTCAATATCTGGATATTGCCACATCCCGAAGTGAATACCCAAAAATTTTAAATACTCAGATGAAAAAGTGTAAATTATTAAACGAAAAAGAACAATATGCAAAAAATCGAGAGGATATGTACGAAAAATTAAAGCCATACCAGACAACAGCAATCACTAATGCAGCAAAACTTATTCAAGATAGAGATGAAGCCAAAAAACATCCTTTTGATGCCAATCCCTCAACCACAGTACAGGAATTAGTGCAAGAACTTAACATCAATAGTCGTCCTTAA
- a CDS encoding AAA family ATPase, producing MLIGFSVGNYRSFKDVVTLSMVAAEDACGNDELDKNNVFKVNQQFSLLKSAAIYGANASGKSNLILAFNFMRWFVMNSAKLQITDKIDVEPFRLSTETVDKPSFFEIVFQLKNKTYRYGFEVTQKRVVSEWLFCTPRSRETKIFNRQDDKIEYSKNIEQGNILRGLTKKNTLFLSLAAQFNNSLAVEIVSWFSHLGVVFGLDVEFLKEITLEHLSNRQDLIDDVTKLIKQLDLSIDNLNLETETRKISLDSLPQDLPDVVRNIISHSSGEIKSATIKTYHPKYDSTGKMIELEIFDMDKHESDGTKKILALSAPILDTLQRGEVLVIDELDARLHPSMTRSIIELFNSQKTNPKNAQLIFTTHDINLLSHKFLRRDQIWFTEKNHQGATDLYSLVEFADINNNTFEKDYIQGRYGAIPFIGDLSTIIGN from the coding sequence ATGCTCATCGGATTTAGTGTCGGCAATTATCGCTCTTTTAAAGATGTAGTCACTCTCAGCATGGTAGCTGCGGAGGATGCCTGTGGTAATGATGAGCTTGATAAAAATAATGTTTTTAAGGTTAATCAACAATTTAGTTTACTTAAAAGTGCCGCTATTTATGGAGCAAATGCCAGTGGTAAGAGTAATTTAATTCTGGCATTCAATTTTATGCGATGGTTTGTCATGAATTCTGCAAAATTACAAATCACTGACAAAATAGATGTGGAACCGTTTAGATTAAGTACCGAAACTGTTGATAAACCATCCTTTTTTGAAATAGTTTTTCAGCTAAAAAATAAAACTTATAGATATGGATTTGAAGTAACTCAAAAGCGAGTAGTTTCCGAATGGTTATTTTGTACGCCAAGAAGTCGTGAAACTAAAATCTTTAATCGGCAAGACGATAAAATAGAATATAGCAAAAATATTGAACAAGGTAATATACTAAGAGGATTGACAAAAAAAAATACTCTGTTTTTATCACTAGCGGCTCAATTTAATAATTCTCTAGCGGTGGAAATTGTCTCTTGGTTTAGTCACTTAGGTGTTGTGTTTGGGTTAGATGTGGAATTCTTAAAAGAGATTACGCTTGAGCATCTTTCTAATAGACAAGATTTGATTGATGATGTGACTAAGTTAATTAAACAATTAGATTTAAGTATTGACAATCTCAACCTAGAAACAGAAACCAGAAAAATTTCCTTAGATAGTCTCCCGCAAGATTTACCGGATGTTGTCAGAAATATCATCAGTCACTCTAGCGGTGAAATAAAGTCCGCTACCATAAAAACCTATCATCCAAAGTATGACTCAACAGGTAAAATGATTGAGTTAGAAATTTTTGATATGGACAAACATGAATCTGATGGAACTAAAAAGATTTTGGCTCTGTCAGCACCGATTTTAGACACTTTGCAAAGAGGGGAAGTTTTAGTAATTGATGAATTGGATGCCAGACTTCATCCTTCAATGACTAGAAGTATAATCGAATTATTTAATTCTCAGAAAACTAATCCCAAAAATGCTCAACTTATTTTTACTACTCACGATATTAATTTACTTAGTCATAAATTTTTAAGGAGGGATCAAATTTGGTTTACCGAAAAAAATCATCAAGGAGCAACAGATTTATATTCTTTGGTGGAATTTGCTGATATTAATAATAATACCTTTGAAAAAGATTATATTCAAGGTCGTTATGGCGCAATACCTTTTATTGGTGATTTAAGTACAATTATTGGTAATTAG
- a CDS encoding ferredoxin:protochlorophyllide reductase (ATP-dependent) subunit N, whose amino-acid sequence MTATQEPSALQFDCETGNYHTFCPISCVAWLYQKIEDSFFLVIGTKTCGYFLQNAMGVMIFAEPRYAMAELEEGDISAQLKDYEELKRLCLQIKRDRNPSVIVFIGTCTTEIIKMDLEGLAPKLESEIGIPIVTARANGLDYAFTQGEDTVLASMVHKCPEKVKHEDEKEERNAIQKLLTFGRKKEDIKQEESEYKDHHPLVLFGSVPDPIVTNLTLELKKQGVKIDGWLPAKRFTELPVIEEGYYVAGVNPFLSRTATTLMRRRKCKLIGAPFPIGPDGTRAWIEKICSVLGVQPQGLEEREAKIWESLEDYLQLVRGKSVFFMGDNLLEISLARFLIRCGMTCDEIGIPYMDKRYQAAELALLEKTCNDMGVPIPKIIEKPDNYNQIQRIYELKPDLVITGMAHANPLEARGINTKWSVEFTFAQIHGFTNARDILELATRPLRRNNNLKELGWDKLVKESAKV is encoded by the coding sequence ATGACCGCCACTCAAGAACCGAGCGCTTTACAATTTGATTGTGAAACTGGCAACTATCACACCTTTTGTCCGATTAGCTGTGTTGCTTGGTTATACCAAAAAATCGAAGATAGTTTCTTCCTTGTTATCGGCACAAAAACCTGTGGTTACTTCCTGCAAAATGCTATGGGGGTGATGATTTTCGCCGAACCGCGTTATGCTATGGCTGAATTAGAAGAAGGGGATATTTCCGCTCAACTAAAAGACTACGAAGAACTAAAACGCCTCTGCTTACAAATTAAACGAGATAGAAACCCTAGCGTTATCGTTTTTATTGGTACTTGTACCACCGAAATCATCAAAATGGACTTAGAAGGATTAGCACCGAAACTAGAGTCAGAAATCGGTATTCCTATCGTGACAGCACGCGCTAATGGTTTAGATTATGCCTTTACCCAAGGAGAAGATACCGTCCTCGCTTCCATGGTGCATAAATGTCCCGAAAAAGTTAAGCACGAAGATGAAAAAGAAGAACGGAATGCCATCCAGAAACTCTTAACTTTTGGACGTAAAAAAGAAGATATTAAACAGGAAGAATCGGAATATAAAGACCATCATCCTTTAGTTTTATTTGGTTCCGTTCCCGACCCAATTGTGACTAATTTAACCCTAGAATTGAAAAAACAAGGAGTTAAAATAGATGGTTGGTTGCCGGCCAAACGCTTTACTGAATTACCAGTAATTGAAGAAGGTTATTATGTCGCTGGTGTCAATCCTTTTCTATCACGAACTGCCACCACTTTAATGCGTCGTCGTAAGTGTAAATTAATTGGCGCACCCTTTCCCATCGGTCCGGATGGAACCCGCGCTTGGATAGAAAAAATCTGTTCGGTTTTGGGAGTACAACCGCAGGGATTAGAAGAAAGAGAGGCAAAAATTTGGGAAAGTTTAGAGGATTATCTGCAACTTGTGCGCGGTAAATCGGTCTTCTTTATGGGGGATAATTTACTAGAAATTTCTCTGGCGCGTTTCCTAATTCGTTGCGGGATGACTTGCGATGAAATCGGTATTCCCTACATGGATAAACGCTACCAAGCGGCCGAATTAGCATTACTAGAAAAAACCTGTAATGATATGGGTGTTCCCATCCCGAAAATTATCGAAAAACCTGATAACTACAATCAGATTCAGCGCATTTACGAGTTAAAACCCGATTTAGTGATTACAGGAATGGCCCATGCAAATCCCTTAGAAGCGCGGGGAATTAACACTAAATGGTCGGTAGAATTTACTTTTGCTCAAATTCATGGTTTTACCAATGCGCGAGATATTTTAGAATTAGCTACTCGTCCCCTGCGTCGCAACAATAACCTCAAGGAATTGGGTTGGGACAAGTTAGTTAAAGAGTCAGCAAAAGTGTAA
- the bchL gene encoding ferredoxin:protochlorophyllide reductase (ATP-dependent) iron-sulfur ATP-binding protein — MPLTLAVYGKGGIGKSTTSCNISAALAKRGKKVLQIGCDPKHDSTFTLTGFLIPTIIDTLQEKDFHYEDIWPEDVIYDGYGGVKCVEAGGPPAGAGCGGYVVGETVKLLKELNAFDEFDVILFDVLGDVVCGGFAAPLNYADYCIIVTDNGFDALFAANRIAASVREKARTHPLRLAGLIGNRTSKRDLINKYVDHVPMPVLEVLPLIEDIRVSRVKGQTLFEMADKDPMLSYVCDYYLNIADQILAKPEGVIPKESADRELFTLLSDFYLNADKPKVNAEAELDLMMV, encoded by the coding sequence ATGCCTTTAACACTCGCAGTCTACGGAAAAGGTGGCATCGGTAAATCGACAACAAGCTGTAATATTTCGGCCGCTTTAGCCAAAAGAGGCAAAAAAGTCCTACAAATAGGCTGTGACCCCAAGCATGATAGCACCTTCACCCTGACAGGCTTTCTGATTCCCACAATCATCGATACCCTGCAAGAAAAAGATTTTCACTACGAAGACATCTGGCCCGAAGACGTTATCTATGACGGTTACGGTGGTGTCAAATGCGTGGAAGCGGGGGGGCCTCCGGCCGGTGCCGGTTGTGGCGGTTACGTCGTCGGGGAAACGGTGAAATTATTAAAAGAATTGAACGCTTTTGATGAATTTGACGTGATTTTGTTCGATGTTTTGGGGGATGTGGTTTGTGGAGGATTTGCCGCACCCTTAAATTACGCCGATTACTGCATAATTGTCACAGATAACGGCTTTGATGCTCTTTTTGCCGCCAATCGCATCGCCGCTTCCGTCCGCGAAAAAGCGCGCACCCATCCCCTGCGACTAGCCGGATTAATTGGTAATCGCACCTCAAAACGCGATTTAATTAATAAATATGTAGATCATGTTCCCATGCCAGTGTTAGAAGTTTTACCCTTAATTGAAGATATTCGCGTCTCCAGAGTTAAAGGTCAAACTCTCTTTGAAATGGCCGACAAAGACCCGATGTTAAGTTACGTTTGTGACTATTATCTCAATATTGCCGATCAGATTTTAGCCAAACCAGAAGGGGTTATTCCCAAAGAATCTGCCGACCGGGAGTTATTCACTTTATTATCAGATTTCTATCTTAATGCCGATAAACCCAAAGTTAACGCCGAGGCGGAATTAGATCTAATGATGGTTTAG
- a CDS encoding RNA-guided endonuclease InsQ/TnpB family protein, with protein sequence MLVVEAKLKNGTPEQYHRLDEAIRTSQFVRNSCVRHWIENKGTTRNDLQKLCAVLANNKETPWVNKLNSQARQSAADRAWQSINRFYQNCHAKIPGKKGFPRFKKHSRSVEYKLTGYKLSDDRRKIRFTDGFKAGEFDLWCSQKTLVYYSEQQIKRVRVVRRADGYYCQFLIDVERQEYHKPTGQITGIDLGLKEFYTNAQGNTVENPRYLRKSEKRLKKAQRRLSKRFCQGNKQSKNYHKQRIKVARLHLKVSRQRKDKAIKDALALVQSNDLVVYEALKVRNLVKNRKLAKSISDASWYQFTEWLNYFAKIYRIVCVAVPPHFTSQDCSVCGTRVQKSLSTRTHQCPNCQTVLDRDHNAAINILKKGLQYLGNHLNGTVGQTETDPNALGESGLWIFSGDIENLSCLVEQGISNSNVERIPRHSVA encoded by the coding sequence ATGCTAGTCGTAGAAGCAAAGCTAAAAAACGGAACACCAGAGCAATATCACCGGCTCGATGAAGCTATTAGAACTTCTCAGTTTGTGCGTAACTCTTGTGTTCGTCATTGGATAGAAAATAAAGGAACAACCCGCAATGATCTCCAAAAGCTTTGTGCGGTACTAGCTAACAATAAAGAGACACCTTGGGTTAATAAATTAAACTCTCAAGCTCGTCAATCGGCTGCTGATAGAGCCTGGCAATCAATTAATCGGTTTTACCAGAATTGTCATGCCAAGATACCGGGAAAAAAGGGGTTTCCTCGGTTCAAAAAGCATAGCCGTTCGGTTGAATATAAACTAACAGGATACAAACTATCTGATGATCGACGTAAAATTAGATTTACTGATGGCTTTAAAGCAGGAGAATTTGATTTATGGTGTAGTCAAAAGACGTTAGTTTATTATTCAGAGCAACAGATTAAACGGGTAAGAGTTGTTAGACGTGCTGACGGTTATTATTGCCAGTTTCTGATTGACGTAGAACGGCAAGAATACCATAAACCGACGGGACAAATAACAGGAATTGACTTAGGGTTAAAGGAATTTTATACCAATGCCCAAGGTAATACTGTAGAGAATCCACGTTATTTAAGAAAGTCAGAAAAACGACTGAAAAAAGCACAAAGGAGATTATCAAAACGATTTTGTCAAGGAAACAAACAGTCTAAAAACTATCACAAGCAACGGATAAAAGTAGCTAGGCTTCATCTTAAAGTATCAAGACAACGTAAAGACAAAGCAATTAAAGACGCTTTGGCGTTAGTCCAGTCTAATGATCTGGTAGTTTATGAAGCTTTAAAGGTAAGAAACTTAGTCAAAAACCGTAAGCTTGCCAAGTCTATTTCTGATGCTTCTTGGTATCAATTCACCGAATGGTTGAATTATTTTGCCAAGATTTATCGGATTGTCTGTGTTGCTGTTCCTCCCCATTTTACTAGCCAAGATTGTTCAGTTTGCGGTACGAGAGTTCAGAAATCATTAAGCACTAGAACTCATCAATGCCCTAATTGTCAAACAGTCTTAGATAGGGATCATAATGCAGCAATAAATATTCTTAAAAAAGGGTTACAATATTTGGGAAATCATCTCAACGGTACTGTTGGGCAAACAGAAACCGACCCAAACGCCTTGGGAGAGTCCGGCCTCTGGATTTTCAGTGGAGACATTGAGAATCTAAGTTGTCTCGTTGAACAAGGAATTTCTAACAGCAATGTGGAAAGAATCCCCCGTCACAGCGTAGCTTGA
- a CDS encoding 4-hydroxy-3-methylbut-2-enyl diphosphate reductase, which translates to MDTKSFKRTLQQSDNYNRKGFGHKEEVMDAMTNEYQSDLIQKIRENNYRLQRGDVTIYLAQAFGFCWGVERAVAMAYETRQHFPQERIWITNEIIHNPSVNQRLRSMAVGFIPVENGQKDFTVVESGDVVILPAFGASVSEMQILNDKGCMIVDTTCPWVSKVWNSVEKHKKSDHTSIIHGKYNHEETIATSSFAGTYLIVLNLAQANYVANYILHGGDKNEFLEKFKNAHSQGFDPDRDLDYIGIANQTTMLKSETEAIGKLFEHTMLRKYGPIDFKDHFMSFNTICDATQERQDAMFELVKEPLSLMVVIGGYNSSNTTHLQEIAIERAIPSYHIDSAERILPGNRIEHKPLGGDLIITDNWLNEGKIIVGVTSGASTPDKVVEEVIEKIFALKSSLVPS; encoded by the coding sequence ATGGATACAAAATCCTTTAAACGCACCCTACAGCAGTCGGATAACTATAACCGCAAGGGATTCGGTCACAAAGAGGAAGTAATGGATGCGATGACCAATGAGTATCAAAGCGACCTGATCCAAAAAATTCGCGAAAATAATTATCGTTTACAACGGGGTGACGTGACGATCTATCTCGCTCAAGCTTTTGGTTTTTGTTGGGGGGTAGAACGCGCTGTTGCTATGGCCTACGAAACTCGTCAACATTTTCCCCAGGAACGTATCTGGATTACTAACGAAATTATTCACAATCCCTCGGTTAATCAGCGTCTGCGCTCCATGGCCGTGGGTTTTATTCCGGTCGAAAATGGCCAAAAAGACTTTACTGTGGTGGAATCGGGGGATGTGGTGATTTTACCTGCTTTTGGGGCCAGTGTCTCGGAAATGCAAATACTTAACGATAAGGGTTGCATGATTGTGGATACAACTTGTCCCTGGGTTTCTAAGGTGTGGAATTCCGTGGAAAAACACAAAAAAAGCGACCACACTTCGATTATTCACGGGAAATATAATCACGAAGAAACGATCGCCACTAGCTCTTTTGCTGGCACTTATCTAATCGTTTTAAATTTGGCTCAAGCTAATTATGTCGCTAATTATATTCTCCACGGTGGCGATAAAAACGAGTTTTTAGAGAAGTTTAAAAATGCTCATTCCCAGGGTTTCGATCCCGATCGCGATCTAGATTATATTGGTATTGCCAATCAAACCACGATGCTGAAAAGTGAAACGGAGGCAATTGGCAAACTCTTCGAGCATACTATGTTGAGAAAGTACGGACCGATCGATTTTAAAGATCATTTCATGAGTTTTAATACCATCTGTGATGCCACTCAAGAGCGTCAAGATGCCATGTTTGAACTGGTGAAAGAACCGCTTTCTTTAATGGTGGTAATTGGCGGTTATAATTCCTCTAATACCACTCACCTACAGGAAATAGCGATCGAGCGTGCCATTCCCTCCTATCATATCGATAGTGCCGAGCGCATTCTCCCCGGTAATCGCATCGAACATAAACCTTTAGGTGGCGATTTAATCATCACCGATAACTGGTTAAATGAGGGAAAAATTATCGTCGGAGTGACTTCTGGTGCTTCCACTCCCGATAAGGTGGTAGAAGAGGTAATCGAGAAAATTTTTGCGCTCAAATCTTCTTTAGTCCCCAGTTAA
- a CDS encoding CRR6 family NdhI maturation factor, giving the protein MTVKIALNPNQIQNLDLSSLENIIQDYQSRSAIAKLEQALQLEIDYPRAEGDMRELSEIPEVRLWFLRLDAVYPWLIFILDPKQGEIARYAAMLVPHQFHRGEGIQYNPEALEIFVMQKLFILSDWLKSQQIPALSRLKFFAQQFGYDIDEEFLSRL; this is encoded by the coding sequence ATGACTGTCAAAATCGCTCTTAACCCCAATCAGATTCAAAATCTCGATCTCTCATCCTTAGAGAATATTATTCAAGATTATCAGTCCCGATCAGCGATCGCCAAACTGGAACAAGCTCTACAATTAGAGATAGATTATCCTCGTGCTGAGGGTGATATGCGGGAATTATCGGAGATACCGGAAGTCAGGCTGTGGTTTTTGCGTTTAGATGCGGTTTATCCCTGGCTAATCTTTATTCTTGACCCAAAACAGGGAGAAATCGCCCGCTATGCTGCTATGTTGGTCCCGCATCAATTCCATCGCGGGGAAGGAATTCAATATAACCCCGAAGCTTTAGAGATTTTTGTGATGCAAAAACTCTTTATTTTGTCTGATTGGCTGAAAAGTCAGCAAATTCCTGCTTTATCTCGCTTAAAATTTTTCGCTCAACAGTTTGGTTACGATATCGACGAGGAATTTCTCTCTCGTCTCTAA